In Streptomyces sp. NBC_00306, a single genomic region encodes these proteins:
- a CDS encoding nuclease-related domain-containing protein, which yields MTALRVTPAHREGRDRLYVSLPDGRNVAWFDRDAGRISLVATEYRDGVLAALAPYVTGDFTIGPPPVPTSADLARLSLHPDDDLAPNRSGESLLTELDRGPASGSRFRQDPRLAQLDADRLLGDALERLESVGWRVLHSVPLPGADRIDHLLLGPAGALAVHTLPARKQRVRVADPMVRAGRGQPVPLLRTTRRRAERASLALTAAVRPVLAVVGAARLDVLPTPPDVRILRETDVPALARLGGVLKPADIEALYATARDRRTWLRA from the coding sequence ATGACCGCGCTGCGCGTCACACCAGCACACAGGGAAGGCCGGGACCGGCTGTACGTCAGCCTTCCCGACGGTCGCAACGTCGCCTGGTTCGACCGTGACGCCGGGCGGATCAGCCTGGTCGCGACCGAGTACCGGGACGGGGTGCTCGCGGCTCTCGCGCCCTATGTGACAGGGGACTTCACCATCGGGCCCCCACCCGTGCCCACCTCCGCCGACCTCGCCAGGCTCTCCCTCCATCCCGACGACGACCTGGCACCCAACCGTTCCGGCGAGAGCCTCCTCACGGAACTGGACCGCGGCCCCGCCTCGGGGAGCCGCTTCCGCCAGGACCCGCGCCTGGCGCAGCTCGACGCCGACCGGCTGCTCGGCGACGCCCTGGAACGCCTGGAGTCGGTGGGATGGCGCGTCCTGCACTCGGTACCGCTGCCCGGCGCCGACCGCATCGACCATCTGCTGCTCGGGCCGGCCGGCGCGCTGGCCGTGCACACCCTGCCCGCCCGGAAGCAGCGGGTACGTGTCGCCGACCCGATGGTCCGCGCCGGCCGCGGACAGCCCGTCCCGCTGCTGCGCACCACCCGCCGCCGGGCCGAGCGCGCCTCGCTGGCCCTGACCGCGGCCGTACGACCGGTGCTCGCCGTGGTCGGGGCGGCGCGGCTGGACGTCCTGCCGACACCGCCCGACGTGAGGATTCTTCGCGAGACGGACGTGCCCGCGCTGGCCAGGCTCGGCGGTGTGCTGAAGCCTGCGGACATCGAGGCGCTGTACGCGACGGCGCGCGACCGCCGCACGTGGCTGCGGGCCTGA
- a CDS encoding FtsW/RodA/SpoVE family cell cycle protein → MTATTAEAPPPAPRLPRRRGVELSLLVGAVLISVFGYAAVGLARHDAVPHDVLRYGAGLGVLALVAHLAVRFRAPCADPLLLPIAVLLNGLGLVLIYRLDQETPHDIAAPVQLIWSTLGVALFITVVLLLRDHRLLQRYAYVSVAAALALMLVPIFFPAVNGARIWIRIGGLSFQPGEFAKILLAVFFAAYLAANHTTLASTGRRIWRMQLPTGRVLGPVVAIWLISVAVLVLERDLGTSLLFFGLFVIMLYVATGRTGWIAVGLTLAAAGAVAVGLLEPHVHGRVQDWLDPFATIEAGQGPSQVAQSLFAFAAGGMLGTGLGLGHSTLIGFATKSDFILATAGEELGLVGLTGILMLYALMVARGFQAGLCLRDPFGRLLAVGLASIIALQVFVIAGGVMGLIPLTGMAMPFLAQGGSSVVTNWVIVALLIRVSDSARRPSPEPADTEVLVPALKEDR, encoded by the coding sequence ATGACCGCAACGACGGCGGAGGCTCCCCCGCCCGCCCCGCGTCTTCCCCGGCGGCGGGGCGTCGAGCTCTCGCTCCTGGTGGGCGCCGTCCTCATCAGCGTCTTCGGCTATGCGGCGGTGGGGCTCGCCCGCCACGACGCCGTACCGCACGACGTCCTGCGCTACGGCGCCGGCCTCGGCGTCCTCGCGCTTGTGGCCCACCTCGCCGTGCGGTTCCGCGCCCCGTGCGCCGATCCGCTGCTGCTGCCCATCGCGGTCCTCCTCAACGGCCTGGGCCTGGTGCTCATCTACCGGCTCGACCAGGAGACGCCGCACGACATCGCCGCGCCCGTCCAGCTGATCTGGTCCACGCTCGGAGTCGCCCTCTTCATCACCGTGGTCCTCCTGCTGCGCGACCACCGGCTCCTCCAGCGCTACGCCTACGTCTCGGTCGCCGCCGCGCTCGCCCTGATGCTCGTACCGATCTTCTTCCCCGCGGTGAACGGCGCCCGGATCTGGATCCGGATCGGCGGACTGTCCTTCCAGCCGGGCGAGTTCGCGAAGATCCTGCTCGCCGTCTTCTTCGCGGCCTACCTCGCCGCCAACCACACCACGCTCGCCAGCACGGGACGCCGGATCTGGCGGATGCAGCTCCCCACCGGCCGGGTGCTCGGTCCCGTCGTCGCCATCTGGCTGATCAGCGTGGCCGTGCTCGTGCTGGAACGAGACCTCGGCACCTCGCTGCTCTTCTTCGGGCTCTTCGTGATCATGTTGTACGTGGCCACCGGCCGGACCGGCTGGATCGCGGTGGGCCTGACGCTCGCGGCGGCCGGGGCGGTCGCGGTCGGTCTGCTCGAACCCCATGTGCACGGCCGGGTCCAGGACTGGCTCGACCCGTTCGCGACCATCGAGGCCGGCCAGGGCCCCAGCCAGGTCGCCCAGTCGCTGTTCGCCTTCGCCGCGGGCGGGATGCTCGGCACCGGCCTCGGCCTCGGCCACTCCACGCTCATCGGGTTCGCGACGAAGTCCGACTTCATCCTCGCCACCGCGGGCGAGGAACTCGGACTGGTCGGCCTCACCGGGATCCTGATGCTCTACGCGCTGATGGTGGCGCGCGGCTTCCAGGCCGGGCTCTGTCTGCGCGACCCGTTCGGACGGCTGCTGGCGGTGGGGCTCGCCTCGATCATCGCCCTCCAGGTCTTCGTCATCGCGGGCGGAGTGATGGGGTTGATCCCGCTCACCGGCATGGCCATGCCCTTCCTGGCGCAGGGCGGTTCGTCCGTCGTCACCAACTGGGTCATCGTGGCGCTGCTGATCCGGGTCAGCGACTCGGCCCGCAGGCCGAGCCCGGAACCGGCCGACACCGAGGTCCTCGTCCCGGCCCTGAAGGAGGACAGGTGA
- a CDS encoding sulfatase: protein MSLFTRSRQLLHKDAANSEGDPAPTAGDAAADAPADADAEDTAAAHAGAETEGAAPADPEPAADPDADPESAPAGGRRNPGIARARSSTTTVLAALLVFAALVVPNELTRVTPASFTRIPVEAIFGAALLLVLPARARRVTAVVAGVCLGLVTILNLLDMGFYSVLDRPFDLVLDWILFDDAKAFLQDSVGTAGAIGAVVVVIALVIAVLVLITLAVVRLTRLVAEHSAVATRSVLVAGTVWVACMALGIQNVGVPVASLATADLAKHRLYTVRAGIEDERAFAREAAVDRFADTPADQLLTGLRGKDVIFAFIESYGRSAIEDPAMAPQMNETLAEGTDRLKAAGFSARSGFLTSPTFGGGSWLAHSTFMSGLWVKNQQRYRSVTSSDHLSLTGAFQRSDAWRTVGIMPGVTRSWPEGKFYGLDTVYDSRELGYEGPKFSWAPVPDQYSLSAFERLENGKPGRKPLMSEIILVSSHNPWAPIPKSIGWDEIGDGSVYQSISKDGKDPKEVWKDPDQVRTEYRRSIEYSVNSLVSYVAKYGDKDTVLVFLGDHQPAKIVTGENAGRDVPISIVAHDPAVLDKIAGWGWHEGLKPSPDAPVWPMDTFRDRFLTAYGPQPAAPATPPAR, encoded by the coding sequence GTGTCGCTCTTCACGCGCTCTCGTCAGCTGCTGCACAAGGACGCGGCGAACAGCGAGGGGGACCCGGCGCCGACGGCGGGTGACGCGGCCGCGGATGCCCCGGCCGACGCTGACGCGGAGGACACCGCGGCAGCCCACGCCGGCGCCGAAACGGAAGGCGCCGCCCCAGCCGACCCCGAGCCTGCCGCAGACCCGGACGCCGACCCCGAATCGGCCCCGGCCGGCGGGCGGAGGAACCCGGGCATCGCGCGCGCCCGCTCGTCGACGACGACCGTGCTCGCCGCCCTGCTGGTGTTCGCGGCGCTCGTCGTCCCCAATGAACTCACCCGCGTCACACCCGCCTCCTTCACCCGCATACCCGTCGAGGCGATCTTCGGCGCCGCCCTGCTGCTGGTCCTGCCGGCGCGGGCGCGACGGGTGACGGCGGTCGTCGCCGGGGTGTGCCTCGGTCTCGTGACCATCCTGAACCTGCTGGACATGGGGTTCTACTCGGTGCTCGACCGGCCGTTCGACCTCGTACTGGACTGGATCCTGTTCGACGACGCGAAGGCGTTCCTCCAGGACTCGGTCGGCACCGCCGGTGCGATCGGCGCCGTCGTCGTGGTCATCGCCCTGGTCATCGCCGTCCTCGTCCTCATCACGCTGGCGGTCGTCCGGCTGACCCGGCTCGTCGCCGAGCACAGCGCGGTGGCCACCCGTTCCGTCCTGGTCGCCGGGACCGTCTGGGTCGCCTGCATGGCGCTCGGGATACAGAACGTCGGCGTCCCCGTCGCCTCCCTGGCCACGGCCGACCTCGCCAAGCACCGTCTGTACACGGTGCGTGCGGGCATCGAGGACGAGCGGGCGTTCGCCAGGGAGGCGGCCGTCGACAGGTTCGCCGACACCCCCGCAGACCAACTGCTGACCGGACTGCGCGGCAAGGACGTCATCTTCGCGTTCATCGAGAGCTACGGCCGCAGCGCCATCGAGGACCCGGCGATGGCGCCGCAGATGAACGAAACCCTCGCCGAGGGCACCGACCGGCTGAAGGCGGCCGGGTTCTCCGCACGGAGCGGCTTCCTCACCTCGCCCACGTTCGGCGGCGGCAGCTGGCTGGCCCACTCCACCTTCATGTCGGGCCTGTGGGTCAAGAACCAGCAGCGGTACCGCAGTGTCACCTCCAGCGACCACCTCTCGCTCACCGGCGCCTTCCAGCGCTCCGACGCCTGGCGGACGGTCGGCATCATGCCGGGCGTCACCCGCTCGTGGCCGGAAGGGAAGTTCTACGGCCTCGACACCGTCTACGACTCCCGCGAGCTCGGCTACGAGGGCCCGAAGTTCAGCTGGGCGCCCGTTCCCGACCAGTACAGCCTGTCGGCCTTCGAGCGTCTGGAGAACGGCAAGCCGGGCCGCAAGCCGCTGATGAGCGAGATCATCCTCGTCTCCAGCCACAACCCCTGGGCGCCCATCCCCAAGTCGATCGGGTGGGACGAGATCGGTGACGGCTCGGTCTACCAGTCCATCAGCAAGGACGGGAAGGACCCCAAGGAGGTCTGGAAGGACCCCGACCAGGTGCGTACCGAGTACCGGCGCTCCATCGAGTACTCGGTGAACAGCCTGGTCTCGTACGTGGCGAAGTACGGCGACAAGGACACCGTGCTGGTCTTCCTCGGCGACCACCAGCCCGCGAAGATCGTCACCGGTGAGAACGCCGGCCGGGACGTGCCGATCTCGATCGTCGCCCACGACCCCGCGGTCCTCGACAAGATCGCCGGCTGGGGCTGGCACGAGGGCCTCAAGCCGTCCCCGGACGCGCCGGTCTGGCCGATGGACACGTTCCGCGACCGCTTCCTGACGGCGTACGGCCCGCAGCCCGCCGCTCCGGCGACTCCGCCGGCGCGCTAA
- a CDS encoding HEAT repeat domain-containing protein: protein MFGGINDVDWASLEHAYGPADDVPALLYGLASPDPAERESALDGMYGAVHHQGDVYDSTLACIPFLLELVGDPSVEDRGGVVELLTSIGGIDLDGDDELDPEDEEFEYAANYAMAASAVTAGADVFLALVDSGDRGLRLAAPLALATLHGDPELVLGLLRRRLAAEEDAEVRFACVEAAGRIALRHGRLASEVVEWLTGLTRVTYGAGVRLAALAQLARCAPDALPPDVVTGVTGLLRELRAEPVPASSAPERPSTPTLLGQLRERRESETAGRHAPWTADLLRTLHSGLGDRVEDRTALLTDQLCSPDWGQRTDAVRMSGALLRTRRGEYGELVGLMGEQLSDPEPRLADAAVLALGELFGLAAPAADALADRVAADPAGWVQEWPGGPPMLGSVVMTLARAGDRRAVPVLARLLELDEAPQNLGHVLGHLGEKALPLVPALRRRLGALDLDERLHDLAGPLLYGLTALRAADALPEVLRVLRGAPRYRKEWVVEQALRALTAFGPAARAAAPDLRGLLAGGESSGAFAVQTAAALWAVEPGAREVLPVLRTALSASELAVRRAAAAALGAVGSEAAAAAPALAGLSRAPDPWARTDAAIALWRVTGDAHRAWPVLRAAWETLPGTRPAIAACLADLAEGSSEPVADEVERTLRTEISSVRRHQSMDGGYGSHDIFTDEKLLALCRRALTREGPAT, encoded by the coding sequence GTGTTCGGGGGAATCAACGACGTCGACTGGGCGTCACTGGAGCATGCCTACGGTCCGGCGGACGACGTGCCGGCCCTGTTGTACGGGCTGGCGTCCCCGGACCCCGCGGAGCGGGAGTCGGCGCTCGACGGGATGTACGGCGCGGTGCACCACCAGGGCGATGTGTACGACTCGACGCTCGCCTGCATCCCCTTCCTTCTGGAGCTGGTCGGCGATCCGTCCGTCGAGGACCGCGGTGGCGTCGTCGAGCTGCTGACCAGCATCGGCGGCATCGATCTCGACGGCGACGACGAACTGGACCCGGAGGACGAGGAGTTCGAGTACGCGGCGAACTACGCGATGGCGGCGTCGGCCGTGACCGCGGGCGCCGACGTCTTTCTCGCGCTCGTCGACTCCGGGGACCGCGGGCTGCGGCTCGCCGCGCCCCTCGCGCTCGCCACGTTGCACGGTGACCCGGAGCTGGTGCTCGGGCTGTTGCGCCGGCGCCTGGCCGCGGAAGAGGACGCCGAGGTCCGCTTCGCCTGTGTGGAGGCGGCGGGCCGGATAGCGCTGCGGCACGGCCGTCTGGCATCCGAGGTGGTCGAGTGGCTCACCGGGCTGACCCGGGTGACGTACGGCGCGGGGGTCCGGCTGGCCGCTCTGGCCCAGCTCGCCCGCTGCGCCCCGGACGCCCTGCCGCCCGATGTGGTGACCGGCGTGACGGGCCTGCTGCGGGAGCTGCGCGCCGAACCGGTGCCCGCCTCCTCGGCGCCCGAGCGGCCGTCGACACCGACGCTGCTGGGGCAGCTGCGCGAGCGCCGCGAGTCGGAGACGGCGGGCCGGCACGCTCCCTGGACGGCGGACCTGCTGCGCACCCTCCACTCCGGTCTGGGTGACCGGGTCGAGGACCGGACTGCGCTGCTGACGGACCAGTTGTGCAGCCCCGACTGGGGGCAGCGGACCGATGCGGTACGGATGAGCGGCGCTCTGCTGCGGACCCGGCGCGGGGAGTACGGCGAGCTGGTGGGGCTCATGGGCGAGCAGCTCAGTGATCCCGAACCGCGGCTGGCGGACGCCGCGGTGCTCGCGCTCGGGGAGCTGTTCGGCCTGGCCGCGCCCGCGGCGGACGCGCTGGCGGACCGGGTGGCGGCGGACCCGGCCGGCTGGGTGCAGGAGTGGCCCGGCGGGCCGCCCATGCTCGGCAGTGTCGTCATGACACTCGCGCGCGCCGGCGACCGGCGGGCGGTGCCGGTGCTGGCGCGGCTGCTGGAGCTGGACGAGGCACCGCAGAACCTCGGACATGTGCTGGGCCATCTGGGCGAGAAGGCCCTGCCGCTCGTGCCCGCGCTGCGCCGCCGGCTCGGCGCGCTGGATCTGGACGAGCGGCTCCACGACCTGGCGGGCCCTCTGCTGTACGGACTGACGGCGCTGCGGGCGGCCGACGCGCTGCCGGAGGTGCTGCGGGTGCTGCGCGGGGCGCCCCGGTACCGCAAGGAGTGGGTCGTCGAGCAGGCGCTGCGGGCGCTGACCGCCTTCGGTCCCGCGGCCCGTGCGGCCGCGCCGGATCTGCGGGGACTGCTGGCCGGGGGCGAGAGTTCGGGCGCCTTCGCCGTGCAGACCGCGGCGGCGCTGTGGGCGGTGGAGCCGGGCGCGCGGGAGGTCCTTCCGGTCCTGCGTACGGCCCTGTCGGCGAGTGAACTCGCCGTCCGGCGCGCGGCGGCCGCGGCACTCGGCGCAGTGGGGAGCGAAGCGGCGGCGGCCGCCCCCGCGCTGGCCGGACTGTCGCGGGCACCCGATCCGTGGGCCCGGACGGACGCGGCGATCGCCCTGTGGCGGGTGACGGGCGACGCGCACCGTGCGTGGCCCGTGCTGCGGGCGGCCTGGGAGACCCTTCCGGGCACGCGCCCCGCGATCGCCGCATGCCTCGCGGACCTCGCAGAGGGGTCCTCGGAGCCGGTGGCGGACGAGGTGGAGCGGACGCTGCGTACGGAGATCTCGTCCGTCCGGCGGCACCAGTCGATGGACGGCGGGTACGGCAGCCATGACATCTTTACGGATGAGAAGCTGCTGGCCCTGTGCCGGCGGGCGCTGACGAGGGAGGGACCGGCAACATGA
- a CDS encoding amidase: MTVARALERIERLDPQVCAFLDVWPERALSREPDPAGALAGVPFAVKGPAGIRAHAARRLIAAGAVPVGSTAVPGPGTYWQTWGLGRHGRTLNPYRADRTPGGSSAGAAVAVATGMAALATGSDGAGSVRIPAAWCGVFGLKTTNGLLPSPDRTGLASAGVLTPTAAEARTCLRAVLGPYDEVRPVLPLRARWSPDLGFARTDPEVESVARAAAGLLETTGVVRLDRSPFELLDPRDAWQAVRGGRPAAAAAVRAENDRRLDALFARTDVLLTPATPNRPHGHDGPGDTYSTALTWAFNLSGHPAASVPAGFTDDGCPVGLQLVAARGADVALVEMAVAAEERLPAVSRPAQMPSAANPGD; encoded by the coding sequence ATGACGGTGGCCCGGGCTCTGGAGCGGATCGAACGGCTGGACCCGCAGGTCTGCGCCTTCCTCGACGTGTGGCCGGAGCGGGCGCTGAGCCGGGAGCCCGATCCGGCGGGGGCGCTGGCGGGAGTTCCGTTCGCGGTGAAGGGGCCGGCCGGCATCCGCGCGCATGCGGCCCGTCGGCTGATCGCGGCGGGCGCCGTGCCGGTCGGCTCGACGGCGGTACCGGGGCCGGGCACCTACTGGCAGACCTGGGGCCTCGGCCGGCACGGCCGGACGCTCAACCCGTACCGGGCGGACCGCACGCCCGGCGGCTCCTCGGCGGGCGCGGCGGTGGCGGTCGCGACGGGCATGGCCGCTCTCGCCACGGGCAGCGACGGCGCCGGGTCGGTACGTATCCCGGCAGCCTGGTGCGGGGTGTTCGGGCTGAAGACGACGAACGGCCTGCTGCCGTCACCCGACCGCACCGGTCTCGCCTCGGCGGGTGTGCTCACCCCGACGGCCGCGGAGGCACGGACCTGTCTGCGGGCGGTGCTCGGCCCGTACGACGAAGTACGCCCGGTCCTGCCGCTGCGGGCGCGCTGGTCACCGGACCTGGGGTTCGCACGAACGGACCCGGAGGTGGAGTCGGTGGCACGGGCGGCGGCCGGGCTGCTGGAGACAACCGGAGTGGTACGCCTGGACCGGAGCCCCTTCGAACTGCTCGACCCGCGGGACGCCTGGCAGGCGGTCCGGGGTGGCCGCCCGGCCGCCGCTGCGGCGGTCCGCGCGGAGAACGACCGCCGCCTGGACGCCCTGTTCGCCCGGACCGACGTACTGCTGACCCCCGCGACTCCGAACCGCCCCCACGGCCACGACGGCCCGGGCGACACCTACTCCACGGCGCTGACCTGGGCGTTCAACCTCAGCGGCCATCCGGCGGCGAGTGTCCCGGCGGGCTTCACGGACGACGGCTGCCCGGTGGGCCTCCAACTGGTCGCGGCGCGCGGGGCGGACGTGGCGTTGGTCGAGATGGCGGTGGCAGCGGAGGAACGGCTGCCGGCAGTGAGCCGACCGGCCCAGATGCCCAGCGCGGCGAACCCGGGCGACTGA
- a CDS encoding zinc-ribbon domain-containing protein, which produces MIIFGTKGYIFQLAILTLVCGHCGNPSAHTLRKRVTKFTLFFVPLFPVSTKYATQCTFCGMEQKITKEQADQLLAQAAGPQGGAPQAQPQAQPGQQNPYQR; this is translated from the coding sequence ATGATCATTTTCGGAACCAAGGGCTACATCTTCCAGCTGGCGATACTGACGCTGGTGTGCGGGCACTGCGGCAACCCGTCGGCGCACACGCTCCGCAAGCGGGTCACCAAGTTCACGCTGTTCTTCGTGCCGCTGTTCCCGGTGTCGACGAAGTACGCCACGCAGTGCACGTTCTGCGGCATGGAGCAGAAGATCACCAAGGAGCAGGCCGACCAGCTGCTGGCGCAGGCCGCGGGCCCGCAGGGCGGAGCGCCCCAGGCCCAGCCGCAGGCGCAGCCGGGGCAGCAGAACCCGTACCAGCGCTGA
- a CDS encoding penicillin-binding transpeptidase domain-containing protein, protein MIRYIRRAAGLCFLLLLALLINAARVQLVASGSLDDNPANRRTAIGRYDGPRGDILVGGRPVTGNEDTGQQLRFERTYPQGPLYAPVTGFSSQTYGTTLLENAEDTVLSGSDPLLTAFPFWNDVSGHRRSGGHVVTTIKPSMQEAAYRGLGGKRGAVAALEPSTGRILALVSSPSYDPGELSGTGMSTTYAWARLNAEYTQPMLNRAIRQTYPPGSAFKIVTAAAALDAGVVADVDAPTGTPDPYILPGTRTTLPNVTKDCGNASLAYAIQWSCNSVMAAIGVKIGMAGMLDTVSRFGFNDRKLRIPSGVAPSNFDKRMTVDQLALSSIGQFNTTATPLQMAMVSAAVANGGDLKQPHLVERVTTPGGRTLSQTDQRSYHQAMSPSTARELQRLMVRVVEDGTGGKAAIKGARVGGKTGTAQHGLGNSGTPYAWFISWAQARGATQPAVAVAVVVEDATGVRGAISGGGSAAPIARAVMEAALRD, encoded by the coding sequence GTGATCCGCTACATCCGCCGCGCGGCCGGCCTCTGCTTCCTGCTGCTGCTCGCCCTGCTGATCAACGCCGCACGGGTGCAGCTCGTCGCGTCCGGCTCGCTGGACGACAACCCGGCGAACCGCCGCACGGCGATCGGCCGTTACGACGGGCCGCGCGGCGACATCCTGGTCGGCGGCAGACCCGTCACCGGCAACGAGGACACCGGCCAGCAGCTCCGCTTCGAACGCACCTATCCCCAGGGCCCGCTGTACGCGCCGGTGACCGGCTTCTCCTCGCAGACATACGGCACCACCCTCCTGGAGAACGCGGAGGACACGGTGCTCTCCGGCTCGGACCCGCTGCTCACCGCGTTCCCGTTCTGGAACGACGTGAGTGGCCACCGGCGGTCCGGCGGCCATGTCGTCACCACCATCAAGCCCTCGATGCAGGAGGCCGCGTACCGGGGACTCGGCGGCAAGCGAGGCGCCGTCGCCGCGCTCGAACCGTCGACCGGCAGGATTCTCGCGCTGGTCAGCAGCCCGTCGTACGACCCCGGCGAGCTCTCGGGCACGGGCATGTCGACGACCTACGCGTGGGCACGGCTCAACGCCGAGTACACACAGCCGATGCTGAACCGGGCGATCCGGCAGACGTATCCGCCCGGCTCCGCGTTCAAGATCGTGACCGCGGCGGCGGCGCTGGACGCGGGGGTGGTCGCCGATGTCGACGCGCCGACCGGTACGCCCGACCCGTACATCCTGCCGGGCACCCGCACCACGCTGCCCAACGTGACGAAGGACTGCGGCAACGCCTCGCTCGCCTACGCGATCCAGTGGTCGTGCAACTCGGTGATGGCGGCCATCGGCGTGAAGATCGGGATGGCCGGAATGCTGGACACGGTCTCCAGGTTCGGCTTCAACGACCGCAAGCTGCGCATCCCCTCCGGGGTGGCCCCCTCGAACTTCGACAAGCGGATGACCGTGGACCAGCTGGCGCTGTCCTCGATCGGGCAGTTCAACACCACCGCGACACCGCTCCAGATGGCGATGGTCTCGGCGGCCGTCGCCAACGGCGGGGACCTCAAGCAGCCCCATCTCGTGGAGCGCGTGACGACCCCCGGCGGCCGGACGCTCTCGCAGACCGACCAGCGTTCGTACCACCAGGCGATGTCCCCCTCCACGGCACGCGAGTTGCAGCGGCTGATGGTGCGCGTGGTGGAGGACGGCACCGGCGGGAAGGCCGCGATCAAGGGGGCGAGGGTCGGCGGCAAGACAGGCACGGCGCAGCACGGTCTCGGCAACTCGGGTACGCCGTACGCCTGGTTCATCTCCTGGGCGCAGGCGCGCGGCGCCACCCAGCCCGCGGTCGCGGTCGCCGTGGTCGTCGAGGACGCCACGGGGGTACGCGGGGCCATCAGCGGCGGCGGCAGCGCGGCTCCCATCGCGCGCGCCGTCATGGAGGCGGCCCTGCGAGACTGA
- a CDS encoding HAMP domain-containing sensor histidine kinase — protein MRTPRLPRWTATLTWKAAVFITVMCCALAALLGALVHAAVTRQTVEESRGKALDRLTEATAAYEGGAPLPRYAGVDPPGLPAALRDVAAGGKRGTVVSSFEGHPTMWAAGPADGRAIAVRVDYTQSANTIDGLDRAIVGSSGLAIGATLLVGAFAVTRVTRRLHLTAQVARRISAGDLDARVNDPRTEDPSRRQDEVATVSGALDTMASSLQGKLQSEQRFTADVAHELRTPLTGLTAAAELLPEGRPAEMVRDRVRAMRSLTEDLLEISRLDAGSETVDLEVHQLARLAERVVRLSGTDTEVRVVRDAAVETDRRRLERVLGNLVSNAHRHGRPPVVLTVDGPVVTVIDHGPGYPEYLRAHGPARFRTEGGSKGHGLGLTIAVGQSAAIGAELRFTNAPEGGAAARLTLPEYVRFDDDFPELAPEGER, from the coding sequence GTGAGAACGCCGCGACTGCCCCGCTGGACCGCGACCCTCACCTGGAAGGCCGCGGTCTTCATCACCGTGATGTGCTGTGCGCTCGCGGCGCTGCTGGGCGCGCTGGTGCACGCCGCGGTCACCCGGCAGACGGTGGAGGAGTCCCGCGGGAAGGCACTGGACCGGCTGACGGAGGCCACCGCGGCGTACGAGGGCGGCGCTCCCCTGCCCCGGTACGCGGGCGTGGATCCCCCCGGCCTGCCGGCGGCGTTGCGCGATGTCGCCGCCGGCGGGAAGCGCGGCACGGTGGTGAGCAGCTTCGAGGGGCACCCGACCATGTGGGCCGCGGGGCCCGCGGACGGCCGGGCCATCGCCGTACGCGTCGACTACACCCAGAGCGCGAACACCATCGACGGCCTGGACCGGGCGATCGTGGGCTCGTCGGGGCTGGCCATCGGGGCCACGCTGCTGGTCGGCGCGTTCGCCGTCACCCGGGTCACGCGCCGGCTGCATCTGACCGCACAGGTGGCGCGGCGGATCAGCGCGGGCGACCTCGACGCCCGGGTCAACGACCCGCGCACCGAGGACCCTTCGCGCCGCCAGGACGAGGTGGCGACGGTCTCCGGCGCGCTGGACACGATGGCTTCCTCGCTCCAGGGAAAGCTGCAGAGCGAGCAGCGGTTCACCGCGGACGTGGCGCACGAGCTGCGGACCCCGCTGACCGGCCTGACCGCGGCGGCCGAGCTGCTGCCCGAGGGCCGCCCGGCCGAGATGGTGCGGGACCGGGTGCGCGCGATGCGCTCGCTGACCGAGGACCTGCTGGAGATCTCCCGGCTGGACGCGGGCAGCGAGACGGTGGACCTGGAGGTGCATCAACTGGCGCGGCTGGCCGAGCGCGTGGTGCGGCTGTCGGGGACGGACACCGAGGTGCGGGTCGTACGGGACGCGGCGGTCGAGACCGACCGCCGCAGGCTCGAACGCGTGCTCGGCAATCTCGTCTCCAACGCCCACCGGCACGGGAGGCCGCCGGTGGTACTGACCGTGGACGGCCCGGTGGTGACCGTCATCGACCACGGCCCGGGCTATCCCGAGTATCTGCGGGCGCACGGTCCCGCGCGGTTCCGCACCGAGGGCGGCAGCAAGGGGCACGGACTCGGGCTGACCATCGCGGTCGGCCAGTCGGCCGCGATCGGGGCGGAGTTGCGCTTCACGAACGCGCCCGAGGGCGGCGCGGCTGCCCGGCTGACGCTGCCCGAGTACGTGCGGTTCGACGACGACTTCCCCGAGCTCGCCCCGGAGGGCGAGAGGTGA